A portion of the Streptococcus sp. Marseille-Q6470 genome contains these proteins:
- a CDS encoding serine hydrolase → MRKFLVILLLPIFLKSVQVVSTENQVIIPKQEVYSLTHAPYHFYYQDTIESPKFYGETPVYSTEDLINESGKVNAETTLTVTEWRLNKQGQPVFKLSNNQFVMADKRLLYDSSIVNNFSKRVWLEPGFVVYNSPYDQQELRSDLAPYQVVEADMSIFAEGREFLHIEQKGWISTDYISTDDNRIQKVQELLSANYQNEQFSIYVKQLSTGKEAGINENQKMYAASVMKLPYLYSVQEKINQGDYQLDTKLKYVSEVNDFPGSYKPEGSGSLPKTADNKEYTIKDLITKTAKESDNVAHNILAYYITNKSDEAFKTEMTTIAGEEWDVTDKMASAKMAGQVMESIYNQNGFVLESLSQTSFDNQRIAKNISAKVAHKIGDADEFKHDVGIVYTDSPFVISIFTKNSDYDTISKIAKDVYEVLK, encoded by the coding sequence ATTTTTATTATCAAGATACTATAGAATCTCCAAAATTTTATGGTGAGACGCCTGTTTATTCCACAGAAGACCTGATTAATGAATCAGGTAAAGTAAATGCTGAAACAACATTAACAGTTACAGAATGGCGATTAAATAAACAAGGACAGCCAGTCTTTAAATTGTCTAATAATCAATTTGTGATGGCTGATAAACGACTTTTATACGATAGCTCCATCGTCAATAATTTCTCAAAACGAGTATGGTTAGAACCTGGATTTGTCGTCTATAATAGTCCTTATGATCAACAAGAACTAAGGTCTGATTTAGCACCATATCAAGTGGTTGAAGCAGATATGTCTATTTTTGCTGAAGGTCGTGAATTCTTACATATCGAGCAAAAAGGTTGGATTTCGACGGATTATATTTCTACCGATGATAATCGTATCCAGAAAGTACAAGAGTTACTGTCTGCAAATTATCAAAATGAACAGTTTTCTATTTATGTTAAACAACTGAGTACAGGTAAGGAAGCTGGTATTAATGAAAATCAAAAAATGTACGCTGCTAGTGTTATGAAATTACCTTATCTTTATTCTGTTCAGGAAAAAATCAATCAAGGTGATTACCAACTTGACACGAAATTGAAGTATGTTTCCGAAGTTAATGATTTCCCTGGCTCTTATAAACCGGAAGGAAGTGGAAGTCTCCCTAAAACAGCGGACAATAAAGAATACACAATCAAAGATTTAATCACAAAAACTGCAAAAGAATCTGACAATGTAGCTCATAATATTCTTGCTTATTATATTACGAATAAATCAGATGAAGCCTTTAAAACAGAGATGACTACTATCGCAGGTGAAGAGTGGGATGTGACAGATAAGATGGCTTCAGCTAAAATGGCTGGTCAAGTTATGGAATCTATTTACAATCAAAATGGTTTTGTTTTAGAATCTCTTTCACAAACATCTTTTGATAATCAGCGGATTGCTAAGAATATTTCTGCTAAGGTAGCCCATAAAATTGGGGATGCAGATGAATTTAAACACGATGTGGGAATAGTCTATACAGATTCTCCTTTCGTTATTTCAATCTTTACCAAAAATTCTGATTACGATACCATTTCTAAAATTGCTAAGGATGTCTACGAGGTCCTAAAATGA